A window of the Haloarcula litorea genome harbors these coding sequences:
- a CDS encoding cupin domain-containing protein: MGKTSVDAERTHDDERFVARTVHESERQKVVLGYFEPGQFIPVHAPDSDLAVTVVEGEGTVRDGEDDHAVEPGDVVTVPAGTARGVRAEGGRLAATLVTAPPPTDAEHDPVRRGLRRGEFEPE, translated from the coding sequence ATGGGCAAGACCAGCGTCGACGCCGAGCGCACCCACGACGACGAGCGGTTCGTCGCCCGCACCGTCCACGAGAGCGAGCGACAGAAGGTCGTGCTGGGCTACTTCGAGCCGGGGCAGTTCATCCCGGTCCACGCCCCCGACAGCGACCTCGCCGTCACCGTCGTCGAGGGTGAGGGGACCGTCCGGGACGGCGAGGACGACCACGCCGTCGAGCCGGGCGACGTGGTGACCGTGCCGGCGGGCACCGCACGCGGCGTCCGCGCCGAGGGCGGGCGGCTGGCGGCGACGCTCGTGACCGCGCCGCCGCCGACCGACGCCGAGCACGACCCGGTGCGGCGGGGCCTCCGCCGGGGCGAGTTCGAGCCCGAGTGA
- a CDS encoding helix-turn-helix domain-containing protein encodes MKRIQFSVTYDDRFVHPLHRRLVDAAELSRAELLLWSPTGDATTLFWCDGDRGATERVVAGVDSLVAATFVPDRDGTYAFLSQDDYEFAGPILDAVGASDVLFRPPVVFLDTGAVRFEAVGETAALSGFHDDLADLGTLAIERVQAFERAGSPSGLTERQRAALDAAVAVGYYEVPRSGTIADVAAELDCSTSTAGELVRKAESAVVREFAERR; translated from the coding sequence ATGAAACGCATCCAGTTCTCGGTCACCTACGACGATCGGTTCGTCCACCCGCTGCACCGACGGCTCGTGGACGCGGCCGAGCTCTCCCGCGCCGAGCTGCTGCTGTGGTCCCCGACCGGCGACGCGACGACGCTGTTCTGGTGTGACGGGGACCGCGGGGCCACCGAGCGGGTCGTGGCCGGCGTCGACTCGCTGGTCGCGGCCACCTTCGTCCCGGACCGGGACGGTACCTACGCGTTCCTCTCGCAGGACGACTACGAGTTCGCGGGGCCGATCCTCGACGCCGTCGGAGCCTCGGACGTGCTGTTTCGCCCGCCCGTGGTGTTCCTCGACACCGGCGCGGTCCGGTTCGAGGCCGTCGGCGAGACCGCGGCGCTCAGCGGGTTCCACGACGATCTCGCCGATCTCGGGACGCTCGCGATCGAGCGCGTCCAGGCGTTCGAGCGGGCGGGGTCACCGTCGGGACTGACCGAGCGCCAGCGCGCGGCGCTGGACGCGGCGGTGGCCGTCGGCTACTACGAGGTCCCGCGGTCGGGGACGATCGCGGACGTCGCGGCCGAGCTGGACTGTTCGACCAGCACGGCGGGCGAGCTCGTCCGGAAGGCCGAGTCGGCGGTCGTCCGCGAGTTCGCCGAGCGGCGGTGA
- a CDS encoding DUF7521 family protein, whose amino-acid sequence MYPDTVLLVAAKTVTLLCGVVLTWLTYKAYRRTGSPAMRALWVGIGFVTAGAMLAGGVHQLLGLPVALSSTVQSLFTATGFAVLTYSLYTEQPAPS is encoded by the coding sequence ATGTACCCCGACACCGTCCTGCTCGTGGCCGCCAAGACCGTCACGTTGCTCTGTGGCGTCGTCCTGACGTGGCTCACCTACAAGGCGTACCGCCGGACCGGGTCGCCCGCGATGCGGGCGCTGTGGGTCGGCATCGGCTTCGTCACCGCGGGGGCGATGCTGGCCGGCGGGGTCCACCAGCTACTGGGCCTGCCGGTCGCGCTGAGCTCGACGGTCCAGAGCCTGTTCACCGCGACCGGCTTCGCCGTGTTGACCTACTCGCTGTACACCGAGCAGCCCGCGCCGTCGTGA
- a CDS encoding alpha-amylase family glycosyl hydrolase: protein MPHPGPPRFLAVGEATQLAPRDPDPAATYRWRIVDRPAASGVTLEDAPVVRFEPDAPGVYTVALDAPDGTHELTVRVFPGAISVPGHFLDEFAGTSGGEDGGTVTDAPASGSGSGIGGHVRHGSGGRPRVHLSAEVDDGVVTVEADATAGVGGTDDGTLGVEFRVDDRDRTPRSFRAGDRTAVFGLDDVEGSVRVHAVARGGQYSVPEVVEVHADGTVSFPNEPPTWATEMSIYEIYVRGFRDPDPDQSVFEAVTENLDYVRSLGVDTIWLTPVLQHDGFDHGYNITDFHEIADDLGTEAEFERLVAAAHDRDMNVLFDLVLNHAARDHEFFRRAEAGDPEYRDWFEWNDDGGPETYFEWPYIANLNFRNLAVRRHLLDAVDKWADYVDGFRCDMAWAVPTSFWREIRDRVRARDETFLLLDETIPYVADYHHQAFQAHFDTELYAALRAVGEGDADADAITDAVDERTLTGFPDHAAFLCYIENHDERRYVADCGRAATAAAAGALFTLPGVPMLYAGQEIGERTRRGEIHWDHADEGLREHYRRLAEAREATPALGPAGDYEPVAYESDSDDVVAFAREADERYVVALHFGEGTATVAVPGERVAPRDVVTDADLAGTGDAVAVDSVAVLPTEPTDTPADSN, encoded by the coding sequence ATGCCACATCCTGGGCCACCGCGCTTTCTCGCCGTCGGGGAGGCCACGCAACTGGCTCCTCGCGACCCCGACCCGGCGGCGACCTATCGCTGGCGCATCGTCGACCGCCCGGCCGCGAGTGGGGTCACACTCGAGGACGCCCCGGTCGTCCGGTTCGAACCGGACGCGCCCGGCGTCTACACCGTCGCGCTCGACGCGCCCGACGGGACCCACGAGCTGACGGTTCGCGTGTTCCCCGGTGCCATCTCGGTCCCGGGCCACTTCCTCGACGAGTTCGCCGGGACCAGCGGGGGCGAGGACGGCGGGACCGTCACCGACGCGCCCGCGAGCGGCAGCGGGTCCGGAATCGGCGGCCACGTCCGTCACGGCAGCGGGGGTCGGCCCCGCGTCCACCTCTCGGCCGAGGTCGACGACGGCGTCGTGACCGTCGAGGCGGACGCGACCGCGGGCGTCGGCGGCACCGACGACGGCACGCTCGGCGTCGAGTTCCGGGTCGACGACCGCGACCGGACGCCCCGGAGCTTCCGCGCCGGGGACCGGACGGCGGTGTTCGGACTGGACGACGTCGAGGGGTCGGTCCGGGTCCACGCCGTCGCGCGCGGCGGGCAGTACAGCGTCCCGGAGGTCGTCGAGGTACACGCCGACGGCACCGTCTCGTTCCCGAACGAACCGCCGACGTGGGCCACGGAGATGTCGATCTACGAGATCTACGTCCGCGGGTTCCGCGACCCCGATCCGGACCAGTCGGTGTTCGAGGCCGTCACCGAGAACCTCGACTACGTCCGGAGCCTCGGCGTCGACACGATCTGGCTGACGCCCGTGCTCCAGCACGACGGGTTCGACCACGGCTACAACATCACGGACTTCCACGAGATCGCCGACGACCTCGGGACGGAGGCGGAGTTCGAGCGACTGGTGGCGGCGGCCCACGACCGTGACATGAACGTCCTCTTCGACCTCGTGCTCAACCACGCCGCGCGCGACCACGAGTTCTTCCGGCGGGCCGAGGCCGGCGACCCCGAGTACCGCGACTGGTTCGAGTGGAACGACGACGGGGGCCCCGAGACCTACTTCGAGTGGCCCTACATCGCCAACCTGAACTTCCGGAACCTCGCGGTGCGGCGACACCTCCTCGATGCCGTCGACAAGTGGGCCGACTACGTCGACGGGTTCCGGTGTGACATGGCCTGGGCGGTGCCCACCTCGTTCTGGCGGGAGATCCGCGACCGCGTCCGCGCGCGAGACGAGACGTTCCTCCTGCTGGACGAGACCATCCCCTACGTCGCCGACTACCACCACCAGGCCTTCCAGGCCCACTTCGACACCGAACTGTACGCCGCCCTCCGGGCCGTCGGCGAGGGCGACGCCGACGCCGACGCGATCACCGACGCCGTCGACGAGCGGACGCTGACCGGGTTCCCCGACCACGCCGCGTTCCTCTGTTACATCGAGAACCACGACGAGCGCCGGTACGTCGCGGACTGCGGGCGGGCGGCGACGGCGGCCGCGGCCGGCGCGCTGTTCACGCTCCCCGGGGTACCGATGCTCTACGCCGGCCAGGAGATCGGCGAGCGGACCCGGCGCGGCGAGATCCACTGGGACCACGCCGACGAGGGGCTGCGCGAACACTACCGGCGACTCGCCGAGGCCCGCGAGGCGACGCCGGCGCTCGGGCCGGCCGGCGACTACGAACCGGTCGCCTACGAGAGCGACAGCGACGACGTCGTGGCATTCGCCCGGGAGGCCGACGAGCGGTACGTCGTCGCGCTCCACTTCGGCGAGGGGACCGCGACCGTCGCCGTCCCCGGCGAGCGCGTCGCCCCCCGGGACGTGGTGACCGACGCCGACCTCGCAGGGACGGGCGACGCCGTGGCGGTCGACAGCGTCGCCGTCCTCCCGACCGAACCGACAGACACACCAGCGGACAGCAACTGA
- the nirK gene encoding copper-containing nitrite reductase, giving the protein MSTIPTATRRRVLQALGAGSAVMAGCAGAPGDPAEEQATEQRTEPQEPSMNPAKPTDTDRVAADPTDIPDPIDRSTPTSHTVELTTKEQVAEVEPGVTYTYMTFDGQIPGPMIRVRQGDTVELTVTNESGNSMPHNIDLHAVRGTGGGAEASMVAPGETATFEFKATYPGSFIYHCAVPNLDMHISSGMFGMILVEPEEGLPEVDKEFYFGQHELYTKGEAGEEGHHDFDMEAMADEEPTYVLMNGEKYAITPDRYGAPTLEVGETARVFFVAGGPNLDSSFHPIGSVWDEVWQQGAIAGPPNRYVQTTPVKPGSCAIATLHAEVPGPIKLVDHALSRVARKGMLGIINRTGEQNTEVFDPDP; this is encoded by the coding sequence ATGTCGACCATCCCAACCGCGACCCGCCGCCGCGTGCTGCAGGCGCTCGGTGCCGGCTCCGCCGTGATGGCGGGGTGTGCCGGCGCACCGGGCGACCCGGCGGAGGAACAGGCCACCGAACAGCGGACCGAGCCCCAGGAGCCATCGATGAATCCCGCAAAACCCACCGACACCGACCGTGTCGCAGCCGACCCGACCGACATTCCCGACCCCATCGATCGCTCGACGCCGACGTCCCATACCGTCGAGCTGACGACCAAGGAGCAGGTCGCCGAGGTCGAACCCGGCGTCACCTACACCTACATGACCTTCGACGGGCAGATCCCCGGCCCGATGATCCGCGTGCGCCAGGGGGACACCGTCGAACTGACGGTCACCAACGAGTCCGGCAACTCGATGCCCCACAACATCGACCTCCACGCCGTCCGGGGGACCGGCGGCGGCGCGGAGGCGTCGATGGTCGCGCCCGGCGAGACGGCCACGTTCGAGTTCAAGGCCACCTACCCCGGCTCCTTCATCTACCACTGCGCCGTCCCGAACCTGGACATGCACATCTCCTCGGGGATGTTCGGGATGATCCTCGTCGAGCCCGAGGAGGGGCTGCCCGAGGTCGACAAGGAGTTCTACTTCGGCCAGCACGAGCTGTACACGAAAGGCGAGGCCGGCGAGGAGGGCCACCACGACTTCGACATGGAGGCGATGGCCGACGAGGAGCCGACCTACGTCCTGATGAACGGCGAGAAGTACGCCATCACGCCGGACCGCTACGGCGCGCCGACCCTCGAAGTCGGTGAGACCGCGCGGGTGTTCTTCGTCGCCGGCGGTCCGAACCTCGACTCCAGCTTCCACCCCATCGGCAGCGTCTGGGACGAGGTCTGGCAGCAGGGGGCGATCGCCGGCCCGCCCAACAGGTACGTCCAGACGACGCCGGTCAAGCCCGGCTCCTGTGCCATCGCGACGCTGCACGCGGAGGTGCCCGGCCCGATCAAGTTGGTCGACCACGCCCTCTCCCGGGTCGCGCGCAAGGGGATGCTCGGAATCATCAACCGCACGGGCGAGCAGAACACCGAGGTCTTCGACCCCGACCCCTGA
- a CDS encoding alpha/beta fold hydrolase, which yields MATTSHVTRPDAAGDDYRTVAVGRGRDRRLAYCEYGRSDGSAVLFLHGTPGSRRLGSLLDAAARDHGVRLLAVDRPGYGRSDAWPDRSIRDAGRVVTSVLDDVGVETAGLVAFSGGAPHALATAATDPERVTRVDLLSGATPPERSDHTPAVQRLLGRLAATTPTVLAGLFRGQAWLADRLDPSFVVGQYTAEPESVPDDAAATVRADFVEAVAGDGRGAVTEFRQAATDWGIRYGDLSVPVRLWHGANDTNVPVEGARRLAAAIPTARLTVSDDADHLGTLLRTGPDALAAHR from the coding sequence ATGGCGACGACATCGCACGTGACACGCCCCGACGCCGCGGGCGACGACTATCGGACGGTGGCCGTCGGCCGGGGACGCGACCGACGGCTCGCCTACTGCGAGTACGGCCGGTCCGACGGGTCGGCGGTCCTCTTTCTCCACGGCACGCCGGGGTCGCGCCGGCTCGGGAGCCTGCTCGACGCGGCCGCCCGGGACCACGGCGTCCGACTGCTCGCGGTCGACAGGCCCGGGTACGGACGGTCCGACGCCTGGCCGGACCGCTCGATCCGCGACGCCGGGAGGGTCGTCACGAGCGTCCTCGACGACGTCGGCGTCGAGACCGCGGGGCTGGTCGCGTTCTCCGGCGGCGCGCCCCACGCGCTCGCGACGGCGGCGACGGACCCGGAGCGAGTCACTCGCGTCGACCTGCTCTCCGGGGCGACCCCGCCCGAGCGGAGCGACCACACCCCCGCGGTACAGCGGCTCCTCGGCCGGCTGGCGGCGACGACGCCGACCGTACTGGCGGGCCTCTTCCGCGGTCAGGCGTGGCTGGCCGACCGCCTCGACCCGTCGTTCGTCGTCGGCCAGTACACGGCCGAGCCCGAGTCCGTCCCCGACGACGCCGCGGCGACCGTGCGGGCGGACTTCGTGGAGGCGGTCGCCGGGGACGGCCGCGGCGCTGTCACCGAGTTCCGGCAGGCGGCGACGGACTGGGGGATACGGTACGGCGACCTCTCGGTCCCCGTTCGCCTGTGGCACGGCGCGAACGACACGAACGTCCCCGTCGAGGGCGCGCGGCGGCTCGCGGCCGCGATCCCGACCGCGCGGCTGACGGTGTCGGACGACGCCGACCACCTGGGGACGCTCCTCCGCACCGGCCCCGACGCCCTCGCGGCCCACCGATGA
- a CDS encoding helix-turn-helix domain-containing protein produces MPRAELTLTVPDDVWIGDVSRRYDAATFRILSALPGEDTGVGLAEMTAADLPELLSDVEGYDAVDSLELLGHREDTALVQFETDTPLLLSPVQGSGVPLEMPFTIEDGEARWEITAPRHRLSELGRQLDEFGIPFQVERIEQGVEADRLLTETQRELVDAAVESGYYDTPRECSLTDLSERLDIAKSTCSETLHRAEEQIIKEFVDRERAGPSLS; encoded by the coding sequence ATGCCACGCGCCGAACTCACGCTCACGGTGCCCGACGACGTCTGGATCGGTGACGTCTCCCGGCGGTACGACGCCGCGACGTTCCGCATCCTGTCGGCACTCCCCGGCGAGGACACCGGCGTCGGACTCGCGGAGATGACCGCCGCCGACCTGCCCGAACTGCTGAGCGACGTCGAGGGGTACGACGCCGTCGACTCGCTCGAACTGCTCGGCCACCGGGAGGACACCGCCCTGGTCCAGTTCGAGACCGACACGCCGCTCCTGCTGTCGCCCGTCCAGGGGTCCGGCGTCCCGCTGGAGATGCCGTTCACCATCGAGGACGGCGAGGCGCGCTGGGAGATCACGGCCCCGCGGCACCGCCTCTCGGAACTCGGCCGCCAGCTCGACGAGTTCGGCATCCCGTTCCAGGTCGAGCGCATCGAGCAGGGCGTCGAGGCCGACCGCCTGCTGACCGAGACCCAGCGCGAACTCGTCGACGCCGCCGTCGAGTCGGGTTACTACGACACGCCCCGGGAGTGCTCGCTGACCGACCTCTCGGAGCGACTCGACATCGCGAAGTCCACCTGCAGCGAGACGCTCCACCGCGCCGAGGAACAGATCATCAAGGAGTTCGTCGACCGCGAGCGGGCCGGCCCGTCGCTCTCGTGA
- a CDS encoding cupin domain-containing protein: MSESSADATERVSLADLDGPGRQPLFEGEPKTVRLALDAGEEVPAHRHPDREIVCHVLDGELTMRLGDDALSLSPGDVVRFDGEQDISPRAETDCEALLVLAPAA, translated from the coding sequence ATGAGCGAGTCGTCGGCCGACGCCACGGAACGGGTCTCGCTCGCCGACCTGGACGGCCCGGGCCGTCAGCCGCTGTTCGAGGGCGAACCGAAGACGGTCAGGCTCGCGCTCGACGCCGGCGAGGAAGTCCCGGCTCACCGCCACCCGGACCGGGAGATCGTCTGTCACGTCCTCGACGGGGAACTGACGATGCGGCTGGGCGACGACGCGCTGTCGCTGTCGCCCGGCGACGTGGTGCGGTTCGACGGCGAGCAGGACATCTCGCCGCGGGCGGAGACGGACTGCGAGGCGCTGTTGGTGCTCGCGCCCGCCGCCTGA
- a CDS encoding alpha-amylase family protein, with protein MIPTHEPDWHEDAVVYSLDVKTFNDSDGDGWGDFQGVIERLDYLDELGVDCLWLRPFYPSPLRDNGYDVADYRAVDDRLGTLADFQELCERAHERGIRVLTDLVFNHTSTDHEWFQRAREDPDSEYRDYYLWTDDVEGSYETINIFPDREDGVWTYDEVAGEHYFHQFYGFQPDLNVANPAVQEEIFDVLRFWIDQGADGFRIDAAHPMQQAKGRYGHRLDEPMELFKRMRRVVREEQGDAILLAEADDQPENLDHYFGGGEAFDLLFNFVLNVHLTYGVGVKDTWPLYRASEVLPDIEGVGQWATFLRNHDEWNLLKLPDETIDHAREYFGDDDGDSWIFGRGHRLRLADMYDADHDRIAMAHSLLLSMPGTPVLLSGDEIGMGADLSLPERESVRTPMQWDDTENAGFSSADPEDLYNPVVDEGRFGYERINVADQRGDPDSLFSRVRDLIHAHHDTPVINDGEYTIVDAGPEDVFVHRIDHEGTALLCAHNFADEYREPVCGFVDPDVTTEQVVGTGGYHAEDGGVTFLLDPCDYVWLRAEL; from the coding sequence ATGATTCCGACACACGAACCGGACTGGCACGAGGACGCGGTCGTCTACTCGCTCGACGTGAAGACGTTCAACGACAGCGACGGCGACGGCTGGGGCGACTTCCAGGGCGTCATCGAGCGGCTCGACTACCTCGACGAACTCGGCGTCGACTGCCTGTGGCTGCGCCCGTTCTACCCGAGCCCGCTCCGGGACAACGGGTACGACGTGGCCGACTACCGGGCCGTCGACGACCGGCTCGGGACGCTCGCGGACTTCCAGGAGCTGTGCGAGCGGGCCCACGAGCGCGGGATCCGCGTTCTCACCGACCTCGTCTTCAACCACACCTCGACCGACCACGAGTGGTTCCAGCGCGCCCGCGAGGACCCCGACTCCGAGTACCGCGACTACTACCTCTGGACCGACGACGTCGAGGGGTCCTACGAGACGATCAACATCTTCCCGGACCGCGAGGACGGCGTCTGGACCTACGACGAGGTCGCCGGGGAACACTACTTCCACCAGTTCTACGGCTTCCAGCCGGACCTCAACGTCGCGAACCCGGCGGTCCAGGAGGAGATCTTCGACGTGTTGCGCTTCTGGATCGACCAGGGTGCCGACGGCTTCCGCATCGACGCCGCCCACCCGATGCAGCAGGCGAAGGGCCGCTACGGCCACCGGCTGGACGAGCCGATGGAGCTGTTCAAGCGGATGCGCCGCGTCGTCCGGGAGGAGCAGGGCGACGCCATCCTGCTGGCGGAGGCCGACGACCAGCCCGAGAACCTCGACCACTACTTCGGCGGCGGCGAGGCGTTCGACCTGCTGTTCAACTTCGTGCTGAACGTCCACCTCACCTACGGCGTCGGGGTGAAAGACACCTGGCCGCTGTACCGAGCCAGCGAGGTCCTCCCCGACATCGAGGGGGTCGGCCAGTGGGCGACGTTCCTCCGGAACCACGACGAGTGGAACCTCCTCAAGCTCCCCGACGAGACCATCGACCACGCCCGCGAGTACTTCGGCGACGACGACGGCGACTCCTGGATCTTCGGCCGCGGCCACCGGCTCCGCCTGGCGGACATGTACGACGCCGACCACGACCGCATCGCGATGGCCCACAGCCTGCTGCTCTCGATGCCCGGGACCCCCGTGTTGCTCTCGGGCGACGAGATCGGGATGGGCGCGGACCTCTCGCTGCCCGAACGGGAGTCGGTCCGGACGCCGATGCAGTGGGACGACACCGAGAACGCCGGCTTCTCGTCGGCCGACCCCGAGGACCTGTACAACCCGGTCGTCGACGAGGGGCGGTTCGGCTACGAGCGGATCAACGTCGCCGACCAGCGCGGCGACCCCGACTCGCTGTTCTCGCGGGTCCGCGACCTGATCCACGCCCACCACGACACCCCGGTCATCAACGACGGCGAGTACACCATCGTCGACGCGGGACCCGAGGACGTGTTCGTCCACCGCATCGACCACGAGGGGACGGCCCTCCTGTGTGCGCACAACTTCGCCGACGAGTACCGCGAGCCGGTCTGTGGGTTCGTGGACCCGGACGTGACGACCGAACAGGTCGTCGGCACCGGCGGCTACCACGCCGAGGACGGCGGCGTCACCTTCCTGCTGGACCCGTGTGACTACGTCTGGCTCCGGGCGGAGCTGTAG
- a CDS encoding DUF2249 domain-containing protein, whose amino-acid sequence MSTELPLPETNAPTDAPTERLDVRSLGPPKPLTETLETLATLDDDAVLVQYNDRAPQHLYPKLDDRGYAYETVETDDVTVTVIWDG is encoded by the coding sequence ATGTCGACGGAACTCCCGCTGCCGGAGACGAACGCGCCGACCGACGCCCCCACCGAGCGGCTCGACGTGCGGTCGCTCGGCCCGCCGAAGCCGCTGACGGAGACGCTGGAGACGCTGGCGACCCTCGACGACGACGCCGTCCTCGTCCAGTACAACGACCGAGCGCCCCAGCACCTCTACCCGAAACTGGACGACCGGGGGTACGCCTACGAGACGGTCGAGACCGACGACGTGACGGTGACGGTGATCTGGGACGGATGA
- a CDS encoding cbb3-type cytochrome c oxidase subunit I, giving the protein MAPLALVTTALMAALLVGVTAALARLEDWRSYAPTVGGTVTRDRTHAEKPGGIVRWLTTVDHKDIGILYGAFATLSFAWGGVAVVLMRFELLFPAEDFIGTSLYNGLLTTHGITMLFLFGTPMLAAFANYFIPLLIGADDMAFPRINAIAFWLLPPAALLIWGGLIGAPFFESVEPAQTAWTMYAPLSVEQPNPGVDLMLLGLHLSGVAATMGAINFIATIFTERGEDVTWATLDIFSWTVLVQSAQILFAFPLLGSAIVMLLLDRNLGTTFFAVEGGGPLLWQHLFWFFGHPEVYILVLPPMGLVSYILPKFCGRKLFGFKFVVYSTLALGVLSFGVWAHHMFATGMDPRLRASFMAVSIAIAIPSAVKTFNWMATMWNGSLRTTAPFLFCVGFVANFIVGGVTGVFEAAIPVDLVLHDTYHVVAHFHYVIMGGIAFAIFAGIYYWFPVFTGRMYQRSLAKAHFWLTMVGTNVTFFPMILLGYAGMPRRYATYAVTAGPIDLFTLLHQLATVGVVLLVVGQLIFLWNLVQSWLEGPRVDDPDPWDLRATGQYPREFAWFGREKLPLVADGGDERTETE; this is encoded by the coding sequence ATGGCACCACTCGCACTCGTCACGACGGCGCTGATGGCCGCGCTGCTGGTCGGGGTGACGGCGGCGCTGGCCCGGCTCGAGGACTGGCGCTCCTACGCCCCGACCGTCGGGGGCACCGTCACGCGCGACCGGACCCACGCCGAGAAGCCGGGCGGGATCGTCCGCTGGCTGACCACCGTCGACCACAAGGACATCGGCATCCTCTACGGCGCGTTCGCCACGCTCTCGTTCGCGTGGGGCGGCGTCGCCGTCGTCCTGATGCGGTTCGAGCTGCTGTTCCCCGCCGAGGACTTCATCGGCACCTCGCTGTACAACGGCCTGCTGACCACCCACGGCATCACGATGCTGTTCCTGTTCGGGACGCCGATGCTGGCGGCGTTCGCGAACTACTTCATCCCCCTGTTGATCGGGGCCGACGACATGGCCTTCCCGCGGATCAACGCCATCGCGTTCTGGCTGCTCCCGCCGGCGGCGCTGCTCATCTGGGGCGGGCTCATCGGCGCGCCGTTCTTCGAGTCCGTCGAGCCGGCCCAGACGGCCTGGACGATGTACGCCCCGCTGTCGGTCGAGCAGCCCAACCCCGGCGTCGACCTGATGTTGCTCGGCCTGCACCTCTCGGGGGTCGCGGCGACGATGGGGGCGATCAACTTCATCGCGACCATCTTCACCGAGCGCGGCGAGGACGTGACCTGGGCCACCCTCGACATCTTCTCCTGGACGGTGCTGGTGCAGTCGGCCCAGATCCTGTTCGCGTTCCCGCTGCTTGGCAGCGCCATCGTGATGCTGCTGCTGGACCGCAACCTCGGCACGACGTTCTTCGCCGTCGAGGGCGGCGGTCCGCTGCTGTGGCAGCACCTGTTCTGGTTCTTCGGCCACCCCGAGGTCTACATCCTCGTGCTCCCGCCGATGGGACTGGTCAGCTACATCCTGCCGAAGTTCTGCGGTCGGAAGCTGTTCGGCTTCAAGTTCGTCGTCTACTCGACGCTGGCGCTTGGCGTGCTCTCGTTCGGCGTCTGGGCCCACCACATGTTCGCGACCGGGATGGACCCCCGCCTGCGGGCCTCGTTCATGGCCGTCTCCATCGCCATCGCGATACCGTCGGCCGTCAAGACGTTCAACTGGATGGCGACGATGTGGAACGGGAGCCTGCGGACGACCGCGCCGTTCCTGTTCTGTGTCGGCTTCGTCGCGAACTTCATCGTCGGCGGCGTCACCGGCGTCTTCGAGGCGGCCATCCCGGTCGACCTCGTGCTCCACGACACCTACCACGTCGTCGCGCACTTCCACTACGTCATCATGGGCGGCATCGCCTTCGCCATCTTCGCGGGCATCTACTACTGGTTCCCGGTCTTCACCGGCCGGATGTACCAGCGCTCGCTGGCGAAGGCCCACTTCTGGCTGACGATGGTGGGGACCAACGTCACCTTCTTCCCGATGATCCTGCTGGGCTACGCGGGGATGCCCCGGCGGTACGCCACCTACGCGGTGACCGCGGGGCCGATCGACCTGTTCACGCTGTTGCACCAGCTCGCGACCGTGGGCGTCGTCCTGCTCGTCGTCGGCCAGCTGATCTTCCTCTGGAACCTCGTCCAGTCGTGGCTGGAAGGGCCGCGCGTCGACGACCCTGACCCGTGGGACCTCCGGGCGACCGGCCAGTACCCGCGCGAGTTCGCGTGGTTCGGCCGCGAGAAGCTCCCGCTGGTGGCCGACGGCGGCGACGAGCGGACAGAAACGGAGTGA
- a CDS encoding DUF2249 domain-containing protein, with translation MPATTLDLRETPPRERHPKIHDAFTALDPGETLRIVNDHEPKPLFYEFQAEVDAFDADGYECRREGDEKFVADLPKEA, from the coding sequence ATGCCAGCGACGACACTCGACCTCCGCGAGACGCCGCCGCGGGAGCGCCACCCGAAGATCCACGACGCCTTCACGGCACTGGACCCCGGCGAGACGCTCCGCATCGTCAACGACCACGAACCGAAGCCGCTGTTCTACGAGTTCCAGGCAGAGGTCGACGCCTTCGACGCCGACGGCTACGAGTGCCGGCGCGAGGGCGACGAGAAGTTCGTCGCGGACCTCCCCAAGGAGGCGTAG
- a CDS encoding glutamyl-tRNA reductase has product MSVPDAASERDRDVERAIGTVRTRGAEVQAEQFERALRELDDEALTDAQREAVERLSERLVDRLLAVPEARLRQLAASGDDAAVETALALFGPEE; this is encoded by the coding sequence ATGAGCGTGCCCGACGCCGCGTCCGAGCGCGATCGCGACGTCGAGCGGGCCATCGGGACCGTCCGTACTCGCGGGGCCGAGGTACAGGCCGAGCAGTTCGAGCGCGCGCTCCGCGAGCTCGACGACGAGGCGCTGACCGACGCCCAGCGCGAGGCCGTCGAGCGGTTGAGCGAGCGGCTGGTCGACCGGCTGCTCGCGGTGCCGGAGGCGCGGCTCCGCCAGCTCGCCGCGTCGGGCGACGACGCGGCCGTCGAGACGGCGCTGGCGCTGTTCGGCCCGGAGGAGTAG